In one window of Frigoriglobus tundricola DNA:
- a CDS encoding ABC transporter permease: MVRRSAGGATGVWRLVHRCACAGLVGGGFGMIALRHELPARVGSVGGMMTVLVGLLLAAPVLVGVLVVLLRPLVRATCPFTLRLAFDNLSRAPGRTGVVIGALGAGVALMFQTAGVGRSNEEPVVAWISQVVQADHFVFSGNMTAANSSNSPMAAAVARDLKALPGVDGVMSIRYARPEYNNTIVYLVALDATEYARATRARVPQGMPDLERFLALPGTDDVLVSDNFIARHGVRVGDTIHVPGPNGPVNLRIVGAVRDYSWSRGTIFIDRARYAKLFGDDLIDICHVFLKTDRAAAPDPALEKYTTDKGLFLADRDELRRFLSELINRIYVLAYMQQLLVGVVAALGVVTALLISVLQRKRELGLLLAVGATPGQVLRSVLAEAFLMGVFGTVLGVLIGLPMEWFVLKVMFVDESGFDLDVLIPWRATLGIGAASITLATLAGLVPAWRAIQTRIPDALQYE; this comes from the coding sequence GTGGTCCGCCGCTCGGCCGGCGGCGCGACGGGCGTGTGGCGGCTCGTCCACCGGTGCGCGTGCGCGGGCCTGGTGGGCGGCGGGTTCGGGATGATCGCGCTGCGCCACGAGCTGCCGGCCCGCGTCGGCTCCGTCGGCGGGATGATGACCGTGCTCGTCGGCCTGTTGCTGGCGGCGCCGGTCCTGGTCGGGGTGCTGGTGGTGCTGCTCCGGCCGCTGGTCCGGGCCACGTGCCCGTTCACGCTCCGGCTCGCGTTCGACAACCTGTCCCGGGCGCCGGGCCGGACGGGCGTCGTCATCGGCGCGCTGGGCGCCGGGGTCGCGCTCATGTTCCAGACGGCCGGCGTGGGGCGCAGCAACGAGGAGCCGGTCGTCGCGTGGATCTCGCAGGTGGTGCAGGCCGACCACTTCGTGTTCAGCGGCAACATGACGGCGGCGAACAGTTCGAACAGCCCGATGGCGGCGGCCGTCGCGCGCGACCTGAAGGCGCTGCCGGGGGTCGACGGCGTCATGAGCATCCGGTACGCGCGCCCGGAGTACAACAACACGATCGTGTACCTCGTCGCGCTGGACGCGACCGAGTACGCCCGCGCCACCCGCGCCCGCGTCCCGCAGGGGATGCCGGACCTGGAACGGTTCCTCGCCCTGCCCGGCACCGACGACGTGCTGGTGAGCGACAACTTCATCGCCCGCCACGGGGTGCGGGTGGGCGACACCATCCACGTGCCCGGGCCGAACGGCCCGGTGAACCTGAGGATCGTCGGCGCCGTGCGCGACTACTCGTGGAGCCGCGGGACGATATTCATCGACCGCGCGCGGTACGCGAAGCTCTTCGGCGACGACCTCATCGACATCTGCCACGTGTTCCTCAAGACCGACCGCGCGGCGGCGCCCGACCCGGCCCTCGAGAAGTACACGACCGACAAGGGGCTGTTCCTCGCCGACCGCGACGAGCTCCGCCGGTTCCTCTCCGAACTCATCAACCGCATCTACGTGCTGGCGTACATGCAGCAGCTCCTGGTCGGTGTGGTCGCGGCGCTGGGCGTGGTGACGGCGCTGCTCATCTCGGTGCTCCAGCGGAAGCGCGAGTTGGGGCTCCTGCTCGCGGTCGGCGCGACCCCGGGACAGGTGCTGCGGTCGGTGCTGGCGGAGGCGTTCCTGATGGGCGTGTTCGGCACCGTGCTCGGGGTGCTGATCGGCCTGCCGATGGAGTGGTTCGTGCTGAAGGTGATGTTCGTGGACGAATCGGGGTTCGACCTGGACGTGCTGATCCCGTGGAGGGCGACGCTGGGGATCGGGGCCGCGTCGATCACCCTGGCGACGCTCGCGGGGCTGGTCCCCGCGTGGCGCGCGATCCAGACGCGCATCCCGGACGCGCTCCAGTACGAGTAG